A section of the Methanosarcina mazei S-6 genome encodes:
- the purS gene encoding phosphoribosylformylglycinamidine synthase subunit PurS, translating into MQYQATVTIEQKAGMLDPEGTTAKRALGHLGYAVESVKTAKLYEIVLEAESAEVAKQKVDEMCQKLIANPIIHNYTIELREFN; encoded by the coding sequence ATGCAGTACCAGGCAACAGTAACCATTGAACAGAAAGCAGGCATGCTTGATCCTGAAGGCACCACAGCCAAGAGGGCTCTCGGACACCTTGGATACGCAGTCGAAAGCGTAAAGACTGCAAAACTGTATGAAATCGTGCTTGAAGCCGAATCTGCCGAAGTTGCAAAGCAGAAAGTTGATGAGATGTGCCAGAAACTTATTGCAAACCCAATCATTCACAACTACACAATAGAGCTCAGGGAATTCAACTAA
- the purQ gene encoding phosphoribosylformylglycinamidine synthase subunit PurQ: MKIAIIQFGGTNCDMDVLHVLKDVVGVDAETVWYKEESLTGFDGVVVPGGFSYGDYLRAGAIAARTPIMDSIKKIASEGKPVLGICNGFQILTEARLLEGALTTNEYPKFRCHWTNLRVETANTPFTSKFRKGEVIKLPIAHMEGKFYAEEATLAELDENEQVVFRYVDEKGRLTDKANPNGSLENIAGIVNSSRNVLGLMPHPERASESILGSDEGRKVFESMADYITENF, encoded by the coding sequence ATGAAAATTGCCATTATTCAGTTCGGAGGCACAAACTGCGACATGGACGTTCTTCATGTCCTTAAAGACGTGGTTGGTGTGGATGCCGAAACTGTCTGGTACAAAGAAGAAAGCCTGACAGGTTTTGACGGAGTTGTTGTCCCCGGAGGCTTTTCCTATGGTGATTATCTCAGGGCGGGAGCTATAGCAGCCAGAACTCCTATTATGGATTCCATAAAGAAAATTGCATCCGAAGGAAAACCTGTCCTGGGTATCTGCAATGGTTTCCAGATCCTGACCGAAGCCCGGCTTCTCGAAGGGGCTCTTACTACAAATGAGTATCCCAAATTCAGGTGTCACTGGACCAACCTCAGAGTAGAAACAGCAAATACCCCCTTTACCTCAAAGTTCAGGAAAGGAGAGGTTATCAAGCTGCCGATAGCCCATATGGAAGGCAAATTCTACGCTGAAGAAGCAACCCTTGCAGAGCTTGACGAGAATGAACAGGTTGTTTTCCGTTATGTGGACGAAAAAGGAAGGCTAACTGATAAAGCCAATCCCAACGGTTCCCTGGAAAATATTGCAGGAATAGTGAACTCTTCAAGAAACGTTCTCGGGCTCATGCCTCATCCTGAAAGGGCATCTGAATCAATCCTTGGTTCTGATGAAGGCAGGAAGGTTTTCGAGTCCATGGCGGATTATATTACAGAAAATTTCTAA
- a CDS encoding restriction endonuclease, with protein MKFWLLKAAGTLEDEEIILENSVITIGGAEFPDLSGIKEKEQVEKVIIEKYPGMKGKLSDKWAGEIFFFITNIKKGDLVAVPLKTRNEVLIGKVTGDYEYRQLSDFISHTRKVRWLKTISKGEFEEEYDVDLNSPEALSLINTDFQKLSELVEVKSLETITQELFLALEDLNLTREKLLELTSRLAETEEISEIRRIAEEMEKILEEN; from the coding sequence ATGAAGTTCTGGTTGCTCAAAGCCGCAGGCACTCTGGAAGACGAAGAGATAATCCTTGAGAACAGCGTGATTACCATCGGGGGGGCGGAATTTCCGGATTTATCCGGCATTAAAGAGAAAGAACAGGTAGAAAAGGTCATAATTGAGAAATATCCCGGCATGAAGGGTAAGCTTTCTGATAAATGGGCAGGGGAAATCTTCTTTTTCATTACAAATATCAAAAAAGGTGACCTCGTTGCAGTCCCGCTAAAGACCAGAAACGAAGTGCTTATCGGAAAGGTCACCGGAGATTACGAATACCGCCAGCTCAGCGATTTTATCAGCCATACCAGAAAAGTAAGGTGGCTTAAAACAATCTCCAAAGGAGAATTTGAAGAAGAATATGATGTTGACCTTAATTCTCCTGAAGCCCTTTCCCTTATAAATACAGACTTTCAAAAACTTTCCGAACTTGTTGAAGTAAAAAGCCTGGAAACCATTACACAGGAGCTTTTCTTAGCTCTTGAAGACCTTAACTTGACCAGGGAGAAATTGCTTGAGCTTACCAGTAGGCTGGCTGAAACCGAAGAAATATCCGAAATCAGGAGAATTGCAGAGGAAATGGAAAAAATATTGGAAGAGAATTGA
- a CDS encoding DUF429 domain-containing protein translates to MGKKVFVGVDGCRAGWFAVFLEEEKDEREKENDCKWEVALFPEFSLLMDFLENNYTQAEPLVLIDIPVGLKNGGAGERLADTEARKILKSRKSSIFPVPCREAVYAESYEKACEVNEKLTGKRISKQAWNIVPKIRDVDSFLVKNENYREKVREVGPEICFQAFEGSPMKFSKKKAEGFLERKKALGRVCKSSGEIAACKIIEYSLSKYRRKDLAKDDVLDALVAALTALMGNKYGFVYVPDKPEIDSMGLKMQMLYFSSNTD, encoded by the coding sequence ATGGGCAAAAAGGTCTTTGTCGGGGTCGACGGCTGCAGAGCAGGCTGGTTTGCGGTGTTCCTTGAAGAAGAAAAAGATGAAAGAGAAAAAGAAAATGACTGCAAATGGGAAGTTGCCCTGTTCCCTGAATTTTCGTTACTGATGGATTTTCTGGAAAATAATTATACTCAGGCAGAGCCTTTAGTCCTTATCGACATTCCTGTTGGCCTGAAAAACGGGGGTGCCGGAGAACGACTTGCCGATACTGAAGCCAGAAAAATCCTGAAATCTCGAAAGTCAAGTATTTTCCCTGTGCCATGCAGGGAAGCGGTTTATGCGGAAAGTTATGAGAAAGCCTGCGAGGTAAATGAGAAGCTCACTGGAAAACGGATCTCAAAGCAGGCATGGAATATAGTCCCTAAAATCCGGGATGTGGACAGTTTTCTGGTAAAAAATGAAAATTACAGGGAAAAGGTCAGGGAAGTGGGACCTGAAATCTGTTTCCAGGCTTTTGAAGGCTCCCCCATGAAATTCTCAAAAAAGAAAGCCGAAGGTTTTCTTGAGAGAAAAAAAGCCCTGGGCAGGGTCTGCAAATCTTCAGGTGAAATAGCTGCATGCAAAATAATAGAATACTCCCTTTCAAAATACAGAAGAAAGGATCTTGCAAAAGATGATGTTCTGGATGCGCTTGTAGCTGCTCTTACTGCACTGATGGGGAACAAATACGGGTTTGTGTATGTGCCCGACAAACCTGAAATCGACAGCATGGGACTGAAAATGCAGATGTTATACTTCAGCTCCAATACTGATTAG
- a CDS encoding MBL fold metallo-hydrolase: MKLTVLVDNNTLIDRYFLAEPGLSFLLEDSGTRVLFDTGYSDIFLKNARKMGLSLLDLDYVVLSHGHLDHSWGLEPLVRLFLEAGIEKLPFRSPVLIAHPLAFESKKIEDIGEIGSLLTPKKLSGHFRMQLSSIPVWLSENLVFLGEIPRNFSFEKEAAVGYVQDSKGNKVPDLLPDDTALAYRTRAGLVIITGCSHSGICNITEYAKEVCGDSRVLDIIGGFHLLKPSEERMRGTLEYLKKLNPACVHACHCTDLNSKIELSKVCRLEEVGAGLQIEYL; encoded by the coding sequence ATGAAACTCACGGTCCTTGTTGACAATAACACCCTTATTGACAGGTATTTCCTTGCCGAACCCGGTCTGTCCTTCCTGCTGGAGGACTCTGGCACCAGAGTGCTTTTTGATACCGGATACTCGGATATTTTCCTCAAAAACGCCCGGAAAATGGGGCTTTCACTTCTGGACCTTGATTACGTGGTACTCTCCCACGGGCACCTGGACCACAGCTGGGGACTTGAGCCCCTGGTCCGCTTATTCCTTGAAGCAGGGATAGAAAAACTTCCTTTCAGGTCTCCAGTTCTTATAGCCCATCCCCTTGCCTTCGAAAGCAAAAAAATTGAAGATATTGGAGAAATCGGAAGCCTGCTAACTCCTAAAAAACTCTCGGGACATTTCAGGATGCAGCTTTCAAGCATTCCTGTCTGGTTGAGCGAGAATCTGGTTTTCCTTGGAGAGATTCCCAGGAACTTCTCCTTTGAGAAAGAGGCAGCTGTCGGATATGTGCAGGACAGCAAAGGAAATAAAGTTCCCGACCTCCTTCCGGACGACACCGCTCTTGCGTACAGGACTAGGGCAGGGCTTGTAATCATCACGGGCTGTTCCCATTCAGGGATCTGTAATATCACGGAGTATGCAAAAGAGGTCTGCGGAGACAGCAGGGTCCTTGATATAATAGGTGGCTTTCATCTCCTGAAACCCTCGGAAGAACGGATGCGGGGAACTCTCGAATACCTTAAAAAACTTAACCCTGCCTGTGTCCATGCGTGCCACTGTACTGACCTGAATTCAAAAATCGAGCTTTCAAAGGTTTGCAGGCTTGAAGAAGTGGGAGCCGGGCTGCAAATTGAGTACCTTTAA
- a CDS encoding aminodeoxychorismate/anthranilate synthase component II encodes MKIVFINNKDSFVWNLVDYISYFEKDTLVLPNTVTLEELKEIKPDALVISPGPGNPSDPKDIGNCLEIIRELGRETPLLGVCLGHQAINVAFGGPVRRCKVGPVHGKSSRIRHAESALFTTLEEKFEAGRYHSLEIGDPAPGIKVTALAEDGTIMAVEHSEFPIYGLQFHPESVLTPDGLKIIERFLEISRDFKKRQPAV; translated from the coding sequence ATGAAAATAGTTTTCATAAACAATAAAGATTCTTTCGTATGGAATCTTGTAGATTACATCTCATATTTCGAAAAAGATACTCTGGTTCTTCCTAACACGGTTACTCTGGAAGAATTGAAAGAAATAAAACCTGATGCACTTGTGATTTCTCCAGGTCCAGGAAATCCTTCCGACCCGAAGGATATAGGGAATTGCCTGGAGATAATCAGGGAACTGGGTAGGGAAACTCCACTCCTGGGGGTTTGCCTGGGTCACCAGGCAATTAATGTGGCATTTGGCGGACCTGTACGGAGATGTAAGGTTGGGCCTGTGCACGGTAAAAGTTCAAGGATCAGGCATGCGGAGTCGGCTCTCTTTACAACACTTGAAGAAAAGTTTGAAGCAGGCCGTTACCATTCGCTTGAGATTGGAGATCCGGCTCCCGGAATAAAAGTTACTGCCCTTGCAGAAGACGGAACCATTATGGCAGTTGAACATTCAGAATTCCCTATCTACGGACTGCAGTTCCACCCGGAATCCGTACTTACCCCGGATGGGTTAAAAATAATAGAAAGATTTCTTGAAATCTCAAGGGACTTTAAAAAAAGGCAGCCGGCTGTTTAA
- a CDS encoding helix-turn-helix transcriptional regulator — protein MKQSLINLIFFSDRRKELLFLLREGPRDIDAIKELLNVDAGTIQPHIKKMKDAHLLVEEKKVYSLSEIGKVIVENLAPFLNTIEVFEVNEDYWKTHDLTSVPDFLLDRIDELGHCELLEPDVEHMLETPKAFIENIASSNEILTFVSYFHPEAPSLYADLAEKGTKITLCMAENVILRLFSSFPEEAERLSISENSKIFVCQKPAPIPSIVVTDRFLSLKLFENGGKLRDQILISTEKKALDWGRDLFWHCMEVVEPVEGKTFFQLLAKRQPVCNRHSVNVD, from the coding sequence GTGAAACAGTCACTTATCAATCTTATCTTCTTTTCTGACAGGAGAAAAGAGCTTTTGTTTCTTCTCAGGGAAGGGCCAAGAGATATTGATGCAATCAAAGAATTGCTCAATGTAGATGCCGGCACGATCCAGCCCCATATAAAAAAAATGAAGGATGCTCACCTGCTTGTCGAGGAAAAAAAGGTCTACAGCCTGTCTGAAATCGGAAAAGTAATAGTCGAAAATCTGGCTCCTTTCCTGAATACGATTGAGGTTTTTGAAGTCAATGAAGATTACTGGAAAACGCATGACTTAACCTCGGTTCCAGATTTTCTTCTGGACAGGATTGATGAGCTCGGGCATTGCGAACTTCTTGAGCCCGATGTGGAACATATGCTTGAAACGCCAAAAGCTTTCATAGAAAATATAGCTAGTTCTAATGAGATACTTACTTTTGTATCTTATTTTCATCCTGAAGCCCCTTCCCTGTACGCAGACCTTGCGGAAAAAGGGACTAAAATAACACTCTGTATGGCAGAAAACGTAATATTGCGCCTGTTCTCCAGTTTTCCGGAAGAAGCTGAAAGGCTTTCCATAAGTGAAAATTCAAAAATATTTGTCTGCCAGAAGCCCGCGCCAATCCCTTCAATTGTTGTAACTGACAGGTTCCTTTCACTCAAACTCTTCGAAAACGGAGGAAAATTGAGGGATCAGATACTTATATCCACTGAGAAAAAAGCTCTGGACTGGGGAAGGGATCTTTTCTGGCACTGCATGGAAGTGGTCGAACCGGTAGAAGGAAAAACATTCTTCCAGCTTCTTGCGAAGCGTCAGCCTGTCTGCAACAGGCATTCCGTAAATGTGGACTAA
- the pheT gene encoding phenylalanine--tRNA ligase subunit beta — protein MPVITLHYEDLEKLTGTDKETIIKRVPMIGADIERVEDEYVDIEFFPDRPDLYSVEGAARAMRGFLDLETGLPEYEIKPYKVSISVSEDILKIRPFLGCAVVRGVKFTSSSIKSLMDLQEDLHWGLGRNRKKVSIGVHDLKNVKPPFRYMAVDPGFEFVPLDYTEKMSMTEILEKHPKGTRFAHLVSGFEKYPIILDADDNVLSFPPIINGTLTSVTEETTDLFIDVTGLGEAVYTALNIVVTALAERGGEIEFVRVIRPGGEELVLPDLEPEERLLTTGEVKSLIGMELPVEEIVKQLERMRFGACALDKETVEVRVPAYRADILHNYDLVEDIAKGYGYENIKVKIPETYTAGKSHPISLMRAPVNEIMVGLGYYEVMPFTLTSEKVNFENMCREKTDDVTYVLHPISEDQTMLRTTVLPNLLEILALNQHRELPQKIFEFGEVVSNETTGQHVAAVSIHPQANFTEVYEVVDAFMREMMLSYEVKESKDPAFLEGRRADVYVNGKKLGVFGELHPEVISKFSLGYAVVGFELDLNDLIGKNI, from the coding sequence ATGCCAGTAATCACCTTGCATTATGAAGACCTCGAGAAACTCACGGGAACAGACAAGGAAACCATCATAAAAAGAGTGCCCATGATAGGGGCCGATATTGAAAGGGTTGAAGACGAATACGTTGACATCGAGTTCTTCCCTGACAGGCCTGACCTCTACAGTGTGGAAGGGGCAGCCAGGGCAATGCGGGGTTTTCTGGACCTTGAGACCGGACTTCCCGAATACGAGATAAAGCCCTATAAGGTGTCCATATCCGTAAGTGAGGATATCCTGAAAATCAGGCCTTTCCTTGGGTGCGCGGTCGTAAGGGGAGTTAAGTTCACTTCCTCTTCCATAAAGTCCCTCATGGACCTTCAGGAAGACCTTCACTGGGGCCTCGGTAGAAACAGGAAAAAAGTTTCTATAGGAGTCCACGACCTCAAAAATGTGAAGCCGCCTTTCAGGTATATGGCAGTGGACCCGGGGTTCGAGTTCGTGCCTCTTGACTACACGGAAAAGATGAGCATGACAGAAATCCTTGAAAAACATCCCAAAGGCACAAGGTTTGCCCATCTCGTTAGCGGTTTTGAAAAATACCCGATCATCCTGGACGCAGACGACAATGTGCTGTCCTTCCCTCCAATTATCAACGGCACACTCACATCTGTGACCGAAGAGACAACAGACCTTTTCATTGACGTTACAGGGCTTGGGGAAGCTGTGTATACGGCTTTAAACATCGTTGTCACAGCCCTTGCCGAAAGAGGCGGAGAAATTGAGTTTGTAAGGGTAATCCGCCCCGGAGGCGAAGAGCTTGTCCTGCCTGACCTTGAGCCAGAAGAAAGGCTGCTTACAACAGGCGAGGTAAAGTCCCTGATAGGCATGGAACTCCCGGTTGAAGAGATAGTAAAACAGCTTGAAAGGATGCGCTTTGGGGCATGCGCCCTGGATAAGGAAACTGTTGAGGTAAGGGTTCCGGCTTACAGGGCAGATATCCTGCACAATTATGACCTTGTGGAGGACATTGCCAAAGGCTATGGTTACGAGAATATCAAGGTAAAGATCCCTGAGACCTATACCGCAGGCAAGTCCCACCCGATTTCCCTTATGCGGGCTCCGGTAAACGAAATAATGGTCGGGCTCGGTTATTATGAGGTTATGCCCTTCACGCTTACCAGCGAAAAGGTCAACTTTGAAAACATGTGCAGAGAAAAGACTGATGATGTTACCTACGTGCTTCACCCGATAAGCGAAGACCAGACCATGCTCAGGACAACCGTGCTCCCCAATCTTCTTGAAATCCTTGCCTTAAACCAGCACAGGGAACTTCCACAGAAGATATTTGAGTTCGGAGAGGTGGTAAGCAATGAAACAACAGGTCAGCACGTTGCTGCGGTCTCCATCCACCCACAGGCAAACTTCACCGAAGTATATGAGGTAGTTGACGCCTTTATGAGGGAGATGATGCTCTCTTATGAAGTAAAAGAGTCAAAAGACCCCGCATTCCTTGAAGGCAGGCGGGCAGATGTTTACGTCAACGGTAAAAAGCTTGGAGTTTTCGGAGAATTACACCCTGAGGTAATAAGCAAGTTTTCACTCGGGTATGCCGTTGTAGGATTCGAACTTGACCTGAATGACCTCATAGGTAAAAATATTTAA
- a CDS encoding formylglycine-generating enzyme family protein has protein sequence MVKSLSQNLIEIPVHVKNNVTAERQIRNAIGIEFVLVPAGEFLMGSPLNEKRRKLWESPVHEVTIKKPFYLGKYPVTQEQWCRVMGNNPSYFRDEKHPVENVSWKEAQEFVRKLNALEDTGEKSPVYRLPTEAEWEYAARAGNSGSYFFGDDESKLKEYAWFLENSGLETHPVGLKNPNPWGFYDLYGNVGEWMQDEYHISYKGAPSDGRAWESLFPSVSVPVRIRRGGGWNGNAGCCRSAERLFAAQDKKLNSLGFRIVREYNFQI, from the coding sequence ATGGTTAAAAGTTTGTCTCAGAACTTAATCGAAATTCCAGTTCATGTAAAAAATAATGTCACTGCAGAACGTCAGATCAGAAACGCAATAGGGATAGAGTTTGTCCTGGTACCTGCAGGAGAATTTTTAATGGGCTCTCCATTAAACGAGAAACGCAGAAAGCTCTGGGAAAGCCCTGTGCATGAAGTAACCATTAAAAAGCCTTTTTATCTTGGTAAATATCCGGTTACCCAGGAACAATGGTGTAGAGTAATGGGAAATAACCCCTCATATTTCAGGGATGAGAAACATCCGGTTGAAAATGTCTCCTGGAAAGAAGCTCAGGAGTTTGTCCGGAAACTCAATGCGTTAGAAGATACTGGGGAAAAAAGTCCGGTCTACAGACTCCCTACGGAAGCCGAGTGGGAATATGCCGCAAGGGCAGGAAATTCAGGCAGCTATTTTTTCGGCGATGATGAATCGAAACTTAAAGAATATGCCTGGTTTCTTGAGAACTCCGGACTTGAGACTCATCCAGTGGGCCTGAAAAATCCTAACCCCTGGGGATTTTACGACCTTTACGGAAACGTGGGGGAATGGATGCAGGATGAATACCACATAAGCTACAAAGGGGCGCCTTCAGACGGGAGAGCATGGGAAAGCCTTTTTCCCAGCGTATCTGTCCCTGTAAGGATAAGGAGAGGCGGCGGGTGGAATGGGAACGCAGGTTGCTGCAGGTCGGCTGAAAGGCTTTTTGCTGCCCAGGATAAAAAGCTCAATAGCCTGGGGTTCAGAATAGTCAGAGAATATAATTTTCAGATATAA
- the trpE gene encoding anthranilate synthase component I translates to MLSFDIGEEEFKKLVSGLEKPGLIQLLAKVDSNFSRSCSPLDLYQILKKSGCSGGSGYSYLLESVEKQASKARYSFVGNSPDSLLTINDRKLSLELLNPNASDFFEEIVSKVKKVCSAGTGEEVEEVAKEKEKENKNKNKKRGEENNAEEDNAEENTEVRKLRKFTASIPEGKDSFDALRLVFPPANGIEFLNEKRFERQTFLGGAIGYTAYDAVYDSWLGADKGFESEIPELQYLLVTKSYVFDHLTEEVYIVVTPFINPDSDTGKIYEEALSEAEKLYSAIREVSLYESTGKAAFLNRLAGPQSTELQPTKLQSAELKSTASNSTGLQLEGSGSPLQVCSSDRSEFEISVLRAKEHIFAGDIFQAVLSRKCEFRLEQPPFELYAQLRAINPSPYMYIFEFGDLAIVGASPETLMTVHKRKVMINPIAGTCPRGKSKAEDEALASHMLNDEKERAEHVMLVDLGRNDVRMVCESGSVKVSGFMKVLKYSHVQHIESTVSGTLRPECDQFDAFRAIFPAGTLSGAPKIRAMEIISELETAPRGIYGGGVGYYSWNGDADFAIVIRTLLIQGKKVSLQSGAGIVADSDPAYEFRETERKMAAMLTAIGGETEL, encoded by the coding sequence ATGCTTTCCTTTGACATTGGGGAAGAAGAGTTTAAGAAACTTGTATCAGGACTTGAAAAACCGGGTCTTATCCAGCTCCTTGCAAAAGTGGATTCAAATTTTTCTCGTTCCTGTTCTCCTCTCGATCTTTATCAAATACTGAAAAAATCTGGATGTTCAGGAGGTTCAGGATACTCCTACCTTCTCGAATCCGTGGAAAAACAGGCGAGCAAAGCAAGGTATTCTTTTGTTGGAAATTCCCCGGATTCTCTCCTGACAATTAACGACAGGAAGCTTTCCCTTGAACTCCTTAACCCGAATGCCTCTGATTTTTTTGAAGAAATAGTCTCAAAAGTGAAAAAAGTATGCTCAGCCGGAACAGGAGAAGAAGTAGAAGAAGTAGCTAAAGAAAAAGAGAAAGAAAACAAAAACAAAAACAAAAAACGTGGAGAAGAAAATAATGCAGAAGAGGATAATGCAGAAGAGAATACTGAAGTGCGAAAACTCCGAAAATTCACGGCCTCTATCCCGGAAGGAAAAGACTCTTTTGATGCACTTCGCCTGGTTTTTCCTCCGGCAAACGGGATTGAGTTCCTCAATGAAAAGCGCTTTGAAAGGCAGACTTTTCTCGGAGGAGCTATCGGGTACACGGCTTATGATGCAGTTTATGACAGCTGGCTTGGGGCTGATAAGGGCTTTGAATCCGAAATCCCGGAACTTCAGTACCTTCTGGTCACGAAAAGTTATGTTTTCGACCACCTGACCGAAGAGGTCTATATCGTGGTCACTCCCTTTATAAATCCAGACTCGGATACAGGAAAAATATATGAAGAAGCCCTTTCAGAGGCAGAAAAACTTTATTCAGCTATCAGGGAAGTTTCCCTGTATGAAAGTACAGGAAAAGCAGCATTTCTGAATCGGTTAGCAGGACCACAATCAACAGAATTACAGCCAACGAAATTACAGTCAGCAGAATTAAAGTCAACAGCGTCAAACTCAACAGGATTACAGTTAGAAGGGTCAGGTTCACCTTTACAGGTCTGCAGTTCTGACAGATCTGAGTTTGAAATTTCTGTACTCAGGGCAAAAGAACACATTTTTGCAGGGGATATCTTCCAGGCTGTCCTGTCCAGAAAATGTGAGTTCAGGCTTGAACAGCCTCCATTTGAGCTTTATGCACAGCTCAGGGCGATAAACCCCAGTCCTTATATGTATATTTTCGAGTTCGGAGACCTGGCAATAGTGGGGGCAAGCCCTGAAACCCTGATGACTGTACATAAGCGTAAAGTTATGATAAATCCCATAGCAGGCACCTGCCCCCGGGGAAAGTCTAAAGCTGAGGACGAAGCACTGGCTTCCCATATGCTCAATGACGAAAAAGAAAGGGCAGAACATGTAATGCTGGTTGACCTGGGGAGAAACGATGTCCGCATGGTTTGCGAAAGCGGCTCCGTAAAAGTTTCAGGATTTATGAAAGTCCTCAAGTATTCTCATGTGCAGCACATAGAAAGTACGGTTTCGGGAACCCTGAGGCCTGAATGCGACCAGTTCGATGCCTTCAGGGCAATCTTTCCTGCAGGGACCCTTTCAGGAGCTCCGAAAATCCGGGCAATGGAGATCATTTCCGAACTTGAAACAGCCCCCAGGGGGATTTACGGCGGTGGGGTAGGGTATTACAGCTGGAACGGGGACGCTGATTTTGCAATAGTGATAAGAACCCTGCTTATACAGGGGAAAAAGGTTTCATTACAGTCAGGGGCAGGGATTGTTGCGGATTCCGATCCTGCATATGAGTTCAGGGAAACAGAAAGGAAAATGGCAGCAATGCTTACGGCTATAGGTGGAGAAACTGAGCTCTGA
- the rnhB gene encoding ribonuclease HII translates to MMIAGIDEAGKGPVIGPMCIGGVKIDESKAHILKVLGVADSKKLTPKKREQLASQIKKHADGYFIFEVSPSQIDELRKIMSMNEIMVVCFAKVLEQLKPDIVYADAADVKAERFAENLLRQYAKTSPDHAKKIKVVSMHQADAIYPVVSAASIIAKVRRDELIEELKREWCIDFGSGYPSDPKTRGFLLKWGKEHGGDFPDIVRQSWQTVENIREELKKS, encoded by the coding sequence ATGATGATCGCAGGAATTGATGAAGCCGGAAAAGGTCCGGTAATCGGGCCCATGTGCATAGGAGGCGTAAAAATCGATGAATCCAAAGCCCACATACTCAAAGTTCTGGGAGTTGCGGACTCCAAAAAGCTGACGCCGAAAAAGAGGGAGCAGCTTGCATCCCAGATAAAAAAGCATGCTGACGGCTATTTTATTTTTGAGGTCAGCCCTTCTCAGATTGACGAGCTCCGGAAAATAATGAGCATGAACGAGATCATGGTTGTCTGCTTTGCAAAAGTGCTTGAGCAGCTTAAGCCGGATATCGTGTATGCAGATGCCGCTGATGTAAAAGCTGAACGCTTTGCCGAAAACCTGCTCAGGCAGTACGCAAAAACCAGCCCTGACCATGCAAAGAAAATAAAGGTAGTCTCCATGCACCAGGCAGATGCGATTTATCCTGTGGTGTCGGCAGCCTCTATCATTGCAAAGGTGCGCAGGGACGAGCTGATAGAAGAGCTCAAAAGAGAATGGTGCATAGATTTCGGAAGCGGCTATCCTTCGGACCCCAAGACCAGAGGGTTCCTGCTGAAATGGGGAAAAGAGCACGGAGGAGATTTTCCCGATATCGTCAGGCAGTCCTGGCAGACTGTGGAAAATATCCGTGAAGAATTGAAAAAAAGCTGA